In the genome of Sebastes umbrosus isolate fSebUmb1 chromosome 14, fSebUmb1.pri, whole genome shotgun sequence, one region contains:
- the scaf1 gene encoding splicing factor, arginine/serine-rich 19 isoform X1 produces MDLTPASGFKRRPAASSSPSGVKEIARSPPPRSPSLSLSSPSSDPSSPLSTSSSVCVNSSVNQNNVKGQTQGTEVARVSSTSASLATQSLSTLTPNTTFSEFFPHSSVQPRVDCEEEGGKREMYDPFHPTEGVKGEEEGEGEKYDPFDPTGSPASDADDGGGKVRGLKRNAERGDDEEKEEEPPDSTDTLTDLSSPRLATQLPLRRRVDCRKAKAVARRDSADSDHSEIEEGEIVGAVDRDGSNKRPAGEILSINSPSVSFFGSKPERILRVLDGDGFVSVRAESNWEVDREPEDEPVVGMEDLRRKLVSRRKERYLSFPASSSLSPQPPPPPSNPPASAPSSPLTPPVEQGSKNRSKSSKSSKDRDRQKSRDGKAGEKEERRKKSRKDKEGGREKSKEKEQGHKTGKEVKGRRSSRSSSRKRKKRQHSSPEASRSCNSSGKGGHTRPPFSSPSEERHREKEGDKDRERDRDRGRERDRDRDREQNRTSSHRRDDRDRDSSSRKEERDRKGRQHSSSIEQGISKRSKRSREKREDDRDMPRDRERHRDGRPVVPPSIQDLNGSDLFAIKRTITVTTTTTTTTVPGSPRLTPTSPCRPTLDSDKPHKRKKKRKWNSAGEMDDRGSCRSQSQSLSPPRYHSYESDRYSDKLEIDVLSLDGEAMDSDYPSLEDTPPAALPPEPPVPSPKTKATPKTGRHHPKKKSHALKKIGQSSSSSSSSNRTKSKCLSSLTVTSGSASASSGLPSAKRVRKMGKDKDRVKGSRKDLGHSGKSKKDSGGSRKGKLQSKVSVLVREGVSSTTGTSVGSGKLGMDLLGPGGTGGGAGGSVVGGSIAVVFCRDNESRSPFLKPCSEPLSLGNRGKDLAGMGKRGSLVAPPSSLTSPAGMKSKKTKPSSITSTSSSASSPSSSLATKRRRRLAKKTREKGGAVGLTAGDGNQTKATSEGWGGASLDVQSAIGDGSKSVSPHTGQAGPAPCSSSSSSSSSSSSSSTSVLPPSSSPPHTPPPSMAPLRDTRESSPDSQTVDSSCKTPDPSFLAEDCPSQTSPTLPASSPSSLSTPQGAGLSIALSTPTAKPPPPDDAPKSLASPPCSSSSAGCGLSSLSLPLSSSDPSSSSVSSSSTSKPPPPPPPAAPALPWSLQTGVDCTTGGVLALTALLFKMEEANIASRAKAQEFIHATSQILSQANQSQSQQLAPPSSSSSSQIPPPPSLPPPSGLSPAQFILHGSLPLVGCTKTPPSLLHPSMGGGCAQTPPSIMPGGLSGYSGSSGDTGWDNESKDPDKYLKKLHTQERAVEEVKLAIKPYYQRKDINKDDYKDILRKAVHKICHSRTGEINPVKVSNLVKLYVQRYKYFRKHGRRMDDEERDDREPGLYSSA; encoded by the exons ATGGACTTGACTCCAGCATCAGGCTTCAAAAGGAGGcctgctgcctcctcttccCCAAGTGGAGTTAAAGAGATCGCTAGGAGCCCTCCTCCCCGCTCGCCCTCCTTGTCTCTGTCATCTCCTTCATCTGATCCGTCTTCACCTTTGTCTACgtcctcctctgtctgtgtcaACTCATCGGTTAATCAGAACAATGTAAAAGGCCAGACCCAAGGGACAGAGGTGGCCAGGGTCTCCTCCACTTCTGCCTCTCTAGCCACGCAGTCTCTCTCCACACTTACGCCCAACACCACCTTCTCAGAATTCTTCCCTCACAGTTCGGTGCAGCCACGTGTTGATTGTGAAGAAGAGGGTGGGAAAAGGGAGATGTATGATCCTTTCCATCCAACTGAGGGAGTGaagggtgaggaggagggggaaggggAGAAATATGACCCCTTTGACCCTACTGGTTCTCCGGCATCAGACGCCGATGATGGAGGTGGCAAAGTGAGGGGGTTGAAGAGAAATgctgagagaggagatgatgaggagaaagaggaagaaccCCCGGATTCCACTGACACCTTGACTGACCTGTCAAGCCCCCGTCTGGCCACCCAGCTCCCTCTGAGGAGGAGAGTAGACTGTCGCAAAGCCAAAGCTGTGGCGCGGAGGGACAGCGCCGACTCTGATCACTCCGAGATAGAGGAAGGGGAGATCGTTGGGGCTGTTGACAGAGATGGAAGCAATAAGAGACCAGCTGGAGAAATCCTCTCCATCAATTCTCCCAGCGTCTCCTTCTTTGGTTCAAAGCCAGAGCGCATCCTGCGGGTGCTGGACGGGGATGGCTTTGTGTCTGTGCGTGCAGAGAGCAACTGGGAGGTGGACAGGGAGCCTGAGGATGAGCCTGTGGTAGGAATGGAGGATCTGAGAAGGAAGCTGGTCAGCAGACGGAAAGAGAGATATCTCTCCTTTCCTgcgtcttcctccctctctcctcagcCACCGCCTCCTCCCTCCAATCCTCCAGCTTCTGCACCCTCTTCCCCTCTCACACCTCCAGTAGAACAAGGCAGCAAGAACCGCAGCAAGTCCTCCAAGAGTTCCAAGGACCGCGACCGACAGAAGAGCAGGGATGGGAAGGctggagagaaggaggagaggagaaaaaagagtaggaaagacaaagagggaggtcgggagaagagcaaagAAAAGGAGCAAGGGCACAAGactgggaaggaggttaaaggaAGGAGGAGTAGCAGAAGCAGTAGccggaagaggaagaaaagacagCACAGCAGCCCAGAGGCCTCGAGATCCTGCAACTCTTCAGGAAAAGGGGGTCACACTAGACCCCCTTTTTCAAGTCCATCTGAAGAAAGACACCgagagaaggaaggagataaagacagagagagggatagagacagaggtagagagagagacagggatagagacagagagcaaaATCGGACCAGCAGCCATAGACGAGATGACAGAGATCGAGATTCTAGCTccagaaaagaggagagggacaGGAAGGGAAGACAGCATTCAAGCAGCATAGAGCAGGGCATTTCAAAGAGGTCCAAAAGAAGCAGGGAAAAGAGGGAAGATGATAGAGACATGCCGCGGGATAGGGAACGGCATCGGGACGGCCGTCCTGTTGTCCCACCATCTATCCAAGACCTCAATGGGTCTGACCTCTTTGCCATCAAGAGAACCATCACcgtcaccaccaccacaacgACCACCACCGTACCCGGCTCCCCAAGACTCACCCCGACCTCTCCCTGTCGGCCCACGCTGGACTCCGACAAGCCCcacaagaggaagaagaagagaaaatggAACTCAGCTGGAGAGATGGATGACCGGGGAAGTTGTCGCAGCCAATCACAGTCGCTCTCACCACCAAGGTATCATAGCTACGAGTCGGACCGCTATTCAGACAAATTGGAGATCGACGTGTTGTCTTTGGACGGTGAGGCTATGGACTCAGACTACCCATCTTTGGAGGATACACCCCCTGCTGCCCTGCCTCCAGAACCACCTGTCCCTAGCCCCAAAACTAAAGCTACCCCCAAGACTGGACGACATCACCCGAAAAAGAAATCTCACGCATTAAAGAAAATTGGccaatcctcctcctcctcatcctcctccaatAGAACCAAAAGCAAATGCCTCTCCTCACTGACGGTCACTTCAGGCTCCGCCTCCGCCTCGTCTGGCCTCCCCTCAGCGAAGCGAGTCAGGAAGATGGGAAAGGACAAAGACCGGGTCAAAGGCAGCAGAAAGGATTTGGGTCACTCTGGCAAATCCAAGAAAGACAGCGGTGGCAGTCGGAAAGGCAAGCTTCAGTCGAAAGTGTCTGTGCTGGTGCGTGAGGGCGTGAGCAGCACCACGGGGACTTCGGTTGGCTCTGGAAAGCTGGGCATGGACCTCCTGGGGCCAGGAGGTACGGGAGGGGGTGCTGGGGGCTCTGTGGTGGGTGGCTCAATTGCAGTAGTCTTCTGCAGGGACAATGAGAGCAGGTCTCCGTTCCTCAAACCATGCTCCGAGCCACTGTCACTGGGCAACCGCGGTAAAGATCTGGCCGGTATGGGAAAGCGAGGCAGCCTGGTTGCTCCACCATCCTCCTTAACCAGTCCTGCAGGTATGAAATCCAAGAAAACAAAACCGAGCTCCATcacatccacctcctcctccgcctcttcCCCCTCGTCATCTCTTGCAACTAAACGCCGCCGTCGCCTGGCCAAGAAGACAAGAGAAAAGGGTGGAGCTGTGGGGTTGACGGCTGGAGACGGCAACCAAACAAAAGCCACATCCGAGGGCTGGGGTGGAGCCTCCTTAGATGTTCAGTCAGCCATTGGAGATGGGAGCAAGTCAGTCAGTCCACATACTGGCCAAGCTGGTCCTGCACcctgttcttcctcctcctcttcctcctcctcctcctcctcctcctctaccagTGTGctcccaccctcctcctcgCCACCCCACACGCCTCCACCCTCTATGGCTCCTTTGCGGGACACCAGGGAGTCTTCGCCAGACTCTCAGACCGTGGACAGCAGCTGCAAGACTCCAGACCCTTCTTTCCTAGCCGAGGACTGTCCAAGCCAGACCAGCCCCACACTCCCGGCGTCCAGTCCGTCCAGCCTGTCCACCCCCCAGGGAGCCGGCCTCAGCATTGCCTTGTCTACACCCACTGCCAAGCCCCCTCCTCCAGACGACGCACCCAAATCCCTGGCCTCACCTCCTTGCTCGTCCTCTTCGGCAGGATGCGGTCTCTCTTCCctttctctgcctctgtcttcttcagacccctcctcctcctctgtgtcctcttcGTCCACTAGCAAGCCTCCTCCGCCCCCTCCCCCAGCAGCGCCTGCCCTCCCCTGGAGTCTGCAGACCGGGGTGGACTGTACAACTGGAGGAGTCCTAGCAT TGACAGCTCTGCTCTTCAAAATGGAGGAGGCCAATATCGCCAGCAGAGCGAAAGCACAAGAGTTCATTCACGCAACCAGCCAG ATCCTCTCACAGGCCAATCAGAGCCAGTCCCAGCAGCTCGcccctccctcctcatcctcctcctcacagatccctcctcctccctctctccctccgccTTCTGGTCTGAGCCCGGCCCAGTTCATCCTCCACGGCTCCCTTCCGTTGGTCGGCTGCACCAAAACCCCACCCTCTCTCCTGCACCCCTCCATGGGTGGTGGATGTGCGCAGACCCCGCCCTCCATCATGCCCGGGGGCCTGTCGGGATATTCCGGGAGCTCTGGTGACACCGGATGGGACAACGAGAGCAAAGACCCCGATAAG TACCTGAAAAAGCTGCACACCCAGGAGAGGGCAGTGGAGGAGGTGAAGCTCGCCATCAAACCTTACTATCAACGCAAAGACATCAACAAGGACGACTACAAAGACATCCTCAGGAAAGCGGTGCATAAG ATCTGCCACAGCCGCACTGGGGAAATCAACCCGGTCAAAGTCAGCAACCTCGTAAAGCTGTACGTCCAGCGCTACAAATACTTCCGGAAACACGGACGCAGAATGGACGACGAAGAGAGGGACGACAGGGAGCCGGGGCTGTATTCTTCTGCCTGA
- the scaf1 gene encoding splicing factor, arginine/serine-rich 19 isoform X2 has product MDLTPASGFKRRPAASSSPSGVKEIARSPPPRSPSLSLSSPSSDPSSPLSTSSSVCVNSSVNQNNVKGQTQGTEVARVSSTSASLATQSLSTLTPNTTFSEFFPHSSVQPRVDCEEEGGKREMYDPFHPTEGVKGEEEGEGEKYDPFDPTGSPASDADDGGGKVRGLKRNAERGDDEEKEEEPPDSTDTLTDLSSPRLATQLPLRRRVDCRKAKAVARRDSADSDHSEIEEGEIVGAVDRDGSNKRPAGEILSINSPSVSFFGSKPERILRVLDGDGFVSVRAESNWEVDREPEDEPVVGMEDLRRKLVSRRKERYLSFPASSSLSPQPPPPPSNPPASAPSSPLTPPVEQGSKNRSKSSKSSKDRDRQKSRDGKAGEKEERRKKSRKDKEGGREKSKEKEQGHKTGKEVKGRRSSRSSSRKRKKRQHSSPEASRSCNSSGKGGHTRPPFSSPSEERHREKEGDKDRERDRDRGRERDRDRDREQNRTSSHRRDDRDRDSSSRKEERDRKGRQHSSSIEQGISKRSKRSREKREDDRDMPRDRERHRDGRPVVPPSIQDLNGSDLFAIKRTITVTTTTTTTTVPGSPRLTPTSPCRPTLDSDKPHKRKKKRKWNSAGEMDDRGSCRSQSQSLSPPRYHSYESDRYSDKLEIDVLSLDGEAMDSDYPSLEDTPPAALPPEPPVPSPKTKATPKTGRHHPKKKSHALKKIGQSSSSSSSSNRTKSKCLSSLTVTSGSASASSGLPSAKRVRKMGKDKDRVKGSRKDLGHSGKSKKDSGGSRKGKLQSKVSVLVREGVSSTTGTSVGSGKLGMDLLGPGGTGGGAGGSVVGGSIAVVFCRDNESRSPFLKPCSEPLSLGNRGKDLAGMGKRGSLVAPPSSLTSPAGMKSKKTKPSSITSTSSSASSPSSSLATKRRRRLAKKTREKGGAVGLTAGDGNQTKATSEGWGGASLDVQSAIGDGSKSVSPHTGQAGPAPCSSSSSSSSSSSSSSTSVLPPSSSPPHTPPPSMAPLRDTRESSPDSQTVDSSCKTPDPSFLAEDCPSQTSPTLPASSPSSLSTPQGAGLSIALSTPTAKPPPPDDAPKSLASPPCSSSSAGCGLSSLSLPLSSSDPSSSSVSSSDLKYQC; this is encoded by the exons ATGGACTTGACTCCAGCATCAGGCTTCAAAAGGAGGcctgctgcctcctcttccCCAAGTGGAGTTAAAGAGATCGCTAGGAGCCCTCCTCCCCGCTCGCCCTCCTTGTCTCTGTCATCTCCTTCATCTGATCCGTCTTCACCTTTGTCTACgtcctcctctgtctgtgtcaACTCATCGGTTAATCAGAACAATGTAAAAGGCCAGACCCAAGGGACAGAGGTGGCCAGGGTCTCCTCCACTTCTGCCTCTCTAGCCACGCAGTCTCTCTCCACACTTACGCCCAACACCACCTTCTCAGAATTCTTCCCTCACAGTTCGGTGCAGCCACGTGTTGATTGTGAAGAAGAGGGTGGGAAAAGGGAGATGTATGATCCTTTCCATCCAACTGAGGGAGTGaagggtgaggaggagggggaaggggAGAAATATGACCCCTTTGACCCTACTGGTTCTCCGGCATCAGACGCCGATGATGGAGGTGGCAAAGTGAGGGGGTTGAAGAGAAATgctgagagaggagatgatgaggagaaagaggaagaaccCCCGGATTCCACTGACACCTTGACTGACCTGTCAAGCCCCCGTCTGGCCACCCAGCTCCCTCTGAGGAGGAGAGTAGACTGTCGCAAAGCCAAAGCTGTGGCGCGGAGGGACAGCGCCGACTCTGATCACTCCGAGATAGAGGAAGGGGAGATCGTTGGGGCTGTTGACAGAGATGGAAGCAATAAGAGACCAGCTGGAGAAATCCTCTCCATCAATTCTCCCAGCGTCTCCTTCTTTGGTTCAAAGCCAGAGCGCATCCTGCGGGTGCTGGACGGGGATGGCTTTGTGTCTGTGCGTGCAGAGAGCAACTGGGAGGTGGACAGGGAGCCTGAGGATGAGCCTGTGGTAGGAATGGAGGATCTGAGAAGGAAGCTGGTCAGCAGACGGAAAGAGAGATATCTCTCCTTTCCTgcgtcttcctccctctctcctcagcCACCGCCTCCTCCCTCCAATCCTCCAGCTTCTGCACCCTCTTCCCCTCTCACACCTCCAGTAGAACAAGGCAGCAAGAACCGCAGCAAGTCCTCCAAGAGTTCCAAGGACCGCGACCGACAGAAGAGCAGGGATGGGAAGGctggagagaaggaggagaggagaaaaaagagtaggaaagacaaagagggaggtcgggagaagagcaaagAAAAGGAGCAAGGGCACAAGactgggaaggaggttaaaggaAGGAGGAGTAGCAGAAGCAGTAGccggaagaggaagaaaagacagCACAGCAGCCCAGAGGCCTCGAGATCCTGCAACTCTTCAGGAAAAGGGGGTCACACTAGACCCCCTTTTTCAAGTCCATCTGAAGAAAGACACCgagagaaggaaggagataaagacagagagagggatagagacagaggtagagagagagacagggatagagacagagagcaaaATCGGACCAGCAGCCATAGACGAGATGACAGAGATCGAGATTCTAGCTccagaaaagaggagagggacaGGAAGGGAAGACAGCATTCAAGCAGCATAGAGCAGGGCATTTCAAAGAGGTCCAAAAGAAGCAGGGAAAAGAGGGAAGATGATAGAGACATGCCGCGGGATAGGGAACGGCATCGGGACGGCCGTCCTGTTGTCCCACCATCTATCCAAGACCTCAATGGGTCTGACCTCTTTGCCATCAAGAGAACCATCACcgtcaccaccaccacaacgACCACCACCGTACCCGGCTCCCCAAGACTCACCCCGACCTCTCCCTGTCGGCCCACGCTGGACTCCGACAAGCCCcacaagaggaagaagaagagaaaatggAACTCAGCTGGAGAGATGGATGACCGGGGAAGTTGTCGCAGCCAATCACAGTCGCTCTCACCACCAAGGTATCATAGCTACGAGTCGGACCGCTATTCAGACAAATTGGAGATCGACGTGTTGTCTTTGGACGGTGAGGCTATGGACTCAGACTACCCATCTTTGGAGGATACACCCCCTGCTGCCCTGCCTCCAGAACCACCTGTCCCTAGCCCCAAAACTAAAGCTACCCCCAAGACTGGACGACATCACCCGAAAAAGAAATCTCACGCATTAAAGAAAATTGGccaatcctcctcctcctcatcctcctccaatAGAACCAAAAGCAAATGCCTCTCCTCACTGACGGTCACTTCAGGCTCCGCCTCCGCCTCGTCTGGCCTCCCCTCAGCGAAGCGAGTCAGGAAGATGGGAAAGGACAAAGACCGGGTCAAAGGCAGCAGAAAGGATTTGGGTCACTCTGGCAAATCCAAGAAAGACAGCGGTGGCAGTCGGAAAGGCAAGCTTCAGTCGAAAGTGTCTGTGCTGGTGCGTGAGGGCGTGAGCAGCACCACGGGGACTTCGGTTGGCTCTGGAAAGCTGGGCATGGACCTCCTGGGGCCAGGAGGTACGGGAGGGGGTGCTGGGGGCTCTGTGGTGGGTGGCTCAATTGCAGTAGTCTTCTGCAGGGACAATGAGAGCAGGTCTCCGTTCCTCAAACCATGCTCCGAGCCACTGTCACTGGGCAACCGCGGTAAAGATCTGGCCGGTATGGGAAAGCGAGGCAGCCTGGTTGCTCCACCATCCTCCTTAACCAGTCCTGCAGGTATGAAATCCAAGAAAACAAAACCGAGCTCCATcacatccacctcctcctccgcctcttcCCCCTCGTCATCTCTTGCAACTAAACGCCGCCGTCGCCTGGCCAAGAAGACAAGAGAAAAGGGTGGAGCTGTGGGGTTGACGGCTGGAGACGGCAACCAAACAAAAGCCACATCCGAGGGCTGGGGTGGAGCCTCCTTAGATGTTCAGTCAGCCATTGGAGATGGGAGCAAGTCAGTCAGTCCACATACTGGCCAAGCTGGTCCTGCACcctgttcttcctcctcctcttcctcctcctcctcctcctcctcctctaccagTGTGctcccaccctcctcctcgCCACCCCACACGCCTCCACCCTCTATGGCTCCTTTGCGGGACACCAGGGAGTCTTCGCCAGACTCTCAGACCGTGGACAGCAGCTGCAAGACTCCAGACCCTTCTTTCCTAGCCGAGGACTGTCCAAGCCAGACCAGCCCCACACTCCCGGCGTCCAGTCCGTCCAGCCTGTCCACCCCCCAGGGAGCCGGCCTCAGCATTGCCTTGTCTACACCCACTGCCAAGCCCCCTCCTCCAGACGACGCACCCAAATCCCTGGCCTCACCTCCTTGCTCGTCCTCTTCGGCAGGATGCGGTCTCTCTTCCctttctctgcctctgtcttcttcagacccctcctcctcctctgtgtcctcttc CGAT